CTCGCCGCGCAGGTGGATGCCGACCTCGACCCGGAGCAGACGGCCGAGGCCAACCGCCGCCGTGGCATCCGACGTTTCCTGCTGACGGCGACCGCTCTCGGCTCGCTGTTCAAAGCGAACGCCTCGATCTCGGGGGCGGAGGGCGGATGTCAGGCCGAGGTCGGATCCGCCTGCGCGATGGCCGCGGGTGGCCTCACCGCGGTGATGGGAGGCACGAACCGTCAGATCGAGAACGCGGCTGAGATCGCGATGGAGCACCACCTCGGTCTCACCTGCGACCCGATCGGCGGGCTCGTGCAGATCCCTTGCATCGAGCGCAACGCGATCGCCGCTTCGACCGCCGTGACCGCCGCGCGTCTCGCGCTGCGCGGAGACGGCAGCCACTACGTGTCGCTGGATGCCGTGGTCGAGACGATGCGCCAGACCGGCGCCGACATGTCGACCAAGTACAAGGAGACCAGCGAGGGCGGACTCGCGGTCAACGTCATCGAGTGCTGAGCGCCACTGGCGCGCCGTGTCGGTAGTCGCGGATAGCCTCCTCGGAGACCGACCGAGGAGAGTGTGATGGATCCGTTCTGGGACCCGCGCAGCAAGCGCCGGCGCCAGCAGCCGGTCGTCGCCGTGCATCCGACCGATGACGCGCCCACGCCCGGCGCGCAGTGGCCCACAAGCATCCCGGCCGTCGCCCAGGTGCTGCGGGAGGGTATCGATCTCGACCCCGGAGTGACATTCCTCGTCGGCGAGAACGGCAGCGGCAAGTCGACCATCGTCGAAGGGGTCGCGATCGCCTACGGATTGTCGCCCGAGGGCGGGTCGCGCCAGGCGAAGCACAGCACGCGCCCGACGGAGTCGCCGTTGTCGGAGTGGTTGCGGCTCCAGCGTGGCGTGGGTGCGAACCGGTGGGGTTTCTTCCTGCGCGCCGAGACGATGCACTCGTTCTACACGTACCTGGAAGAGAATCCCTCGCCCCGCGGCGACATCGCCTTTCACGAGATGAGCCATGGCGAGTCGTTCCTCGCGCTGCTGGAGAGCCGGTTCGATGAGCCGGGGTTCTACTGCCTCGATGAGCCCGAGGCCGCACTGTCGTTCTCCTCGACGCTCGCGCTCATCGCCGTGCTGCAGCGCATCGTCGACGAGGGCGGCCAGGTGCTATGTGCCACGCACTCTCCCGTGCTCGCCGCGTTGCCCGGGGCGCGCATCCTCGAGGTCGGTGACTGGGGCATCCGCGCCGCCGAGTGGAACGACCTCGAACTCGTGAATCACTGGCGGTCGTTCCTCGACTCGCCTCCGCGCTACCTGCGTCATCTGCTCGACTGACCTCGGCTCGATCCGCGGCGCACGTCGCAGGCTGGCGAGTCGTTTCACGCCAGCTGCGGCACCGCGCGGCAGCACTCACGCTGCGGCCGCGCACGCATTGAGACGCCGGCCGAGGCCCCTCTCAGTGAGTGGAGCGTCAGCGGGCGGAGCGGTTCTTGGTGTGCCTGGTCGGTGCGGTGGCCCAGGGATCCTCGGGCCACGGGTGCTTCGGATACCGGCCGCGCATCTCAGCGCGCACCTGGGCATACGGGCCCGACCAGAACGAGTTCAGGTCATCGGTGACCGCGAGCGGGTGTCCGGCGGGGGACAGCAGATGGAAGAGCACCGGCACACGCCCGTCGACCAGCCGGGGAGTCTCGGCCCACCCGAAGCACTCCTGCAGCTTCACCGCGACCACGGGCCGGGCGTCAGGGTCGTCGGGCGCCGGGTAGGCGATGCGGATGCGGGAGCCGGTGGGAACTTCCAGACGCTCGGGCACGAGTTCGTCGAAACGCGCGGCCTCGGGCCACGGCAGCAGTCGGCGCAGCGCCGACGTCAGCTCCAGTCGCGCGGCAGGAGTGCCGGATGCCAGTGCGTCGAGCTCCGGCGCAAGCCAGGCGTCGAGGGCGGCGAGCAGCCCGGCGTCCGAGACATCCGGCCACGGCGACCCCAGTTCACGATGCAGCAGCGCCAGACGACGCCGCAGCTCGGTGGCCGGGGCGGACCACGTGAAGATGCCCAGCCCCTCGCGCTGCAGCGTGCGTCGTACCGCGTCGCGGCCCTCTTCGGCCGATGCGCGCACCGGTGCCGAGGAACGCAGGATCGCTCCCACGCGCCGCTCGCGTCGTGCCTGCAGGCGACCTGCGACGAACTCTGCCTCGACGCGGTCGGTGAGCAGGTGGCTCGCCGCGTGCTCCATCTGCTCCTCGGTGAGCATCGCCGCCGACCGGACGATCGCCCCGGATCCGGCGGACCCGCGCCCGGACGCGCGCGCGACGTCGGCGATGGCCAGCCACTCGACCGCCGCGAGCGGGCCGGTCACTCCCGCGCGGGTGCCGGATGCCAGCAGGAAAGTCGCCCCGTCGGCCGAGCGGTCCACGCGGCGTGCGACGCGCTCGGGGAAGGCCAGCGCGATCACGAGGCCGACGCCGTCGAGGTCGGAGTGCAACCCCGGTGTCGCCGTGCTCAGACGCTCGAGACGATCCGCGTCGGTGCGCCAGCGACGGGCATCCGCCGTGCGTCCGCCTCGCAGTGCGATGAGTGCCTGCGCGACATCGGAGTCCGCGGAGCGCAGGTCGCCGCCCACCAGCGCGACGACCTCGGCGGCGAGTCGGGCGCCCACCGCTGGGCCACCATCACGCAGCGCGCGTGCGAGCCGCGGATCGGTGGGGATGCGGGCCAGGGCGCGGCCCTCGTCGGTGGCGCGGCCCTCATCGTCGATCGCGCCGAGTCCGTGCAGCACCGTGATGGCGTCGGCCAGGCTGTCAGCGGGCAGGGGGTCGATCAGGCGCAGACCGGCACCGCCCGGCGCACCCCAGCACGCGAGTAGCAGGGCCGCATCAGCCAGGTCGCTCGACGCGATCTCCGGTGTCGGGCGGGCGGGGGCGGCGGCGTAGGTGCGTTCGTCGATGCAGCGGACGACGGTCCCCGGTCCCTGGCGAGTGCCGCGGCCGGCGCGCTGCACGCTCGACGAACGGGAAGCCGCGGCGGTCACGAGCCCCGTCATCCCGCGCGCCGCGTCGCGCTGAGGCGTGCGCGCCAGGCAGGTGTCGACCACCAGCCGCACACCGGGCACGGTGAGCGAGGACTCTGCGAGCGAGGTCGTGACGATGATGCGGTTCTGCTCGTCCGGGCGGCGCCCGCGGATCACGGCATCCTGCTCGGACGCGGGCATGCGACCATGCAGCTCCCGCACGTCGAAGGAGTCGGTCGTGTCGCGGACGCGGCGGGCGATCTCCGACACCTCGCGGGCGCCCGGCGCGAAGACAAGCACATCGCCCGTGGGGTCGTCGCGGCGCAGCTCCCGAGCGGCGGATGCGGTGGTCCGCGCGACGTGATCCAGGAACGCCCAGGTGACACCGCGCTCGTCGAGGCGCGGTGCAGGGCTCGGAGCCCAGCGCTCGGTGAGGGGGAAGGCGGGAACATCGTGGTCGACGATCGGGGCTGGTTGCTCGTCGACGCCGAGGACGGAGGCGATGCGCGCGGCGTCGAGGGTGGCCGACATGGCGATGAGGACGAGGTCGTCTCGCAGCTCGCGTACCTCCGAGAGCAGGCCGATCAGGAGGTCGGTCTCGAGCGCGCGCTCGTGCACCTCGTCGATGATCACCGCATCGACGCCCTGGAGGCCGGGATCGTTCAGCAGCCGCCGCAGCAGGACGCCGGCCGTGACGAATTCGACCCTCGTCTCCTTTGCGACCGCGCGCTCGCCTCGGACGGTGAACCCCACACGAGTGCCGAGCGGGGAACCGTCGAGCTGTGCGAGCCGGCGCACGGCGGCCCTGGCGGCGACGCGACGCGGCTGGGTGACGATGACGCGGCCGGTCGAACGAGAGGCGAGCAGCGGCGGCACGAGCGTGGTCTTGCCGGTGCCTGGTGGCGCGCTCACCACCGCTGACGTGCTCGTGTCGAGCGTCTGGGCGAGCTCATCGAGGGCAGCTGCGAACGAGAGTCCTGCGCCGATGGTGGCGAGGTCGAAGGCAGCGGACGTCATCGTCCCAGTCTGCCCGGTCGGCGTCGTCCGGCGTCGTCCACAACTCAGGACGGTTGCGTCCGATGCGGTCAGAACCGGCATTCTGGCCGGAAGACAGCGGATGCCGCGAGCGGAAGGGCCGCGGCATCCGCTGTCTTCGTGTGGCGGGGACTACTCCGTGTCTGTCGCCGGTGCTGCAGGCGGCGGCGGAGTGGTCGGGTTCGGAACCCGCGTCTGCGCAGGCGTAGGAGCGGCGGCCGCAGCCACACCCTCGCCGATGCCGCGACCGACGGCCTGACCCTGGATGATCCCGGCGAGGTCGAGCCCCGTGGCCGAGTGGACGCTGTCGAACACCGACCGCATCGCGATTGCGCTGTCGGCTCCGACGACGTTCGAGGCGCCGTCTTCGCCCGAGCCTCCGATGATCGACACGTTGCCGATCGCGGCGTAGCCCTTCGAGAACTCCGCCATGATCGACGGCAGCACTTCGAGCACCCGCTGCGAGAGGAACGCGTCCTGGTTCGACGCGATGGCCTTCGCCTCCGCCTCGAGGGCGGCCGCTCGCGCGTCACCCTCGGCACGGATCGCGTCGGCCTCGGCGCTGGCGCGCAGGCGGCGGGCTTCGGACTCGGCCTCTGCCTGGGACCGCAGCGCGTCTGCCTCACCCTGCGCCTTCGCGACAGCCGCAGCTGCTTCACCGTCGGCGCGTGCCCTGTCAGCTTGGGCCTGCTGCTCGGCGATGCGAGTACGGGCCTCGGCCTGCTTGACCTGCTCGATCGCGGCAGCCTCGGCTGCGCGCTCGCGGGTGTACAGCTCGGCCTGTGCGCGGGTCTCCGCCTCATACCGCTGCGCGTCGGCGACGCGCTTGACGTCGGCGTCGAGCTGAGCCTGCTTGTTCTCGGCCTGCTGCTGCAGAACGGCCTGCTGAGCCTGCTCGCGGGCGAGGTTCTCAGCCTGCTCGGCCTCGGCGCGAGCCCGACCGATGCCGGCGTTGGAGTTCGCGGTGTTGGTGTCGAGCGCGGTCTGCTCGATCAGGTTGGCTTCCTGGTTCGCGATGTTCTTCTGGTTGATCGCGCGGTCGGCGTTGGTCTGCGAGATCTCCGCGGACTGGCGCTTCGCCTGGATCTCAGGAGCACCGAGCGACTGGATGTAGCCGA
This DNA window, taken from Microbacterium maritypicum, encodes the following:
- a CDS encoding AAA family ATPase; the encoded protein is MDPFWDPRSKRRRQQPVVAVHPTDDAPTPGAQWPTSIPAVAQVLREGIDLDPGVTFLVGENGSGKSTIVEGVAIAYGLSPEGGSRQAKHSTRPTESPLSEWLRLQRGVGANRWGFFLRAETMHSFYTYLEENPSPRGDIAFHEMSHGESFLALLESRFDEPGFYCLDEPEAALSFSSTLALIAVLQRIVDEGGQVLCATHSPVLAALPGARILEVGDWGIRAAEWNDLELVNHWRSFLDSPPRYLRHLLD
- the hrpB gene encoding ATP-dependent helicase HrpB; this translates as MTSAAFDLATIGAGLSFAAALDELAQTLDTSTSAVVSAPPGTGKTTLVPPLLASRSTGRVIVTQPRRVAARAAVRRLAQLDGSPLGTRVGFTVRGERAVAKETRVEFVTAGVLLRRLLNDPGLQGVDAVIIDEVHERALETDLLIGLLSEVRELRDDLVLIAMSATLDAARIASVLGVDEQPAPIVDHDVPAFPLTERWAPSPAPRLDERGVTWAFLDHVARTTASAARELRRDDPTGDVLVFAPGAREVSEIARRVRDTTDSFDVRELHGRMPASEQDAVIRGRRPDEQNRIIVTTSLAESSLTVPGVRLVVDTCLARTPQRDAARGMTGLVTAAASRSSSVQRAGRGTRQGPGTVVRCIDERTYAAAPARPTPEIASSDLADAALLLACWGAPGGAGLRLIDPLPADSLADAITVLHGLGAIDDEGRATDEGRALARIPTDPRLARALRDGGPAVGARLAAEVVALVGGDLRSADSDVAQALIALRGGRTADARRWRTDADRLERLSTATPGLHSDLDGVGLVIALAFPERVARRVDRSADGATFLLASGTRAGVTGPLAAVEWLAIADVARASGRGSAGSGAIVRSAAMLTEEQMEHAASHLLTDRVEAEFVAGRLQARRERRVGAILRSSAPVRASAEEGRDAVRRTLQREGLGIFTWSAPATELRRRLALLHRELGSPWPDVSDAGLLAALDAWLAPELDALASGTPAARLELTSALRRLLPWPEAARFDELVPERLEVPTGSRIRIAYPAPDDPDARPVVAVKLQECFGWAETPRLVDGRVPVLFHLLSPAGHPLAVTDDLNSFWSGPYAQVRAEMRGRYPKHPWPEDPWATAPTRHTKNRSAR
- a CDS encoding SPFH domain-containing protein, whose translation is MEIAGIVGILVIVGIAVVVVIVLLLVLLLFARSWIKVARADEALVISGRKQKVQTAVLSADGSSRSEMSESPVTVIVNGKSLVNPITQRHEIISLRSRQVSLNAEAQSLDSVTLNVDGVAIVKIGSDPILVRRAAERFASQDKAIEQFTTEQLEGALRGIVATLSVVELMRERKKFSDQIAADVSQELAEQGLILDSFQIKGITDKVGYIQSLGAPEIQAKRQSAEISQTNADRAINQKNIANQEANLIEQTALDTNTANSNAGIGRARAEAEQAENLAREQAQQAVLQQQAENKQAQLDADVKRVADAQRYEAETRAQAELYTRERAAEAAAIEQVKQAEARTRIAEQQAQADRARADGEAAAAVAKAQGEADALRSQAEAESEARRLRASAEADAIRAEGDARAAALEAEAKAIASNQDAFLSQRVLEVLPSIMAEFSKGYAAIGNVSIIGGSGEDGASNVVGADSAIAMRSVFDSVHSATGLDLAGIIQGQAVGRGIGEGVAAAAAPTPAQTRVPNPTTPPPPAAPATDTE